The following are encoded together in the bacterium genome:
- a CDS encoding DUF393 domain-containing protein yields MPPPVVLIYDADCPVCRAAADWVRRNAAVPGAFEFLPCRSAETRSRFPAIGEAACLQAMHLVLPDGTVLAGEQALPEILRRTRRYRIAAALFRLPGAGILSRFLYRAFADRRHRIGKRLFP; encoded by the coding sequence ATGCCCCCCCCTGTCGTTCTTATCTACGATGCGGATTGCCCGGTGTGCCGCGCGGCCGCCGACTGGGTCCGACGCAACGCCGCGGTTCCCGGCGCCTTCGAATTCCTCCCCTGCCGCTCCGCGGAGACCCGTTCGCGATTTCCCGCGATCGGCGAGGCCGCATGCCTCCAGGCGATGCACCTCGTCCTGCCGGACGGGACGGTCCTCGCCGGCGAACAGGCCCTCCCCGAGATCCTGCGCCGTACGCGGCGTTACCGGATCGCCGCCGCCCTCTTTCGCCTCCCGGGGGCCGGGATCTTGTCGCGTTTCCTCTACCGCGCCTTCGCGGACCGCCGCCACCGGATCGGGAAGCGGCTCTTCCCCTGA
- a CDS encoding DUF1232 domain-containing protein produces the protein MREKKYGKRISEGSVFARMKNKAAEYLKHPDKLNELIDKAKNKVEFKRQGPLKEVFDSLMALFRLTRAYAKREYVEVPWQSLLLIVATILYFLLPMDLIPDWIIGLGYIDDAALIGWTMNTVKSEIDGFQEWESKNSAG, from the coding sequence ATGAGAGAAAAGAAATATGGCAAACGAATATCAGAAGGTTCGGTTTTTGCGAGAATGAAAAATAAGGCTGCAGAATATTTAAAGCACCCAGATAAATTAAACGAATTGATTGATAAGGCTAAAAATAAAGTTGAATTCAAAAGACAAGGCCCTTTAAAAGAAGTTTTTGATTCATTAATGGCTTTATTTCGATTGACACGCGCTTATGCTAAGCGAGAGTATGTTGAGGTCCCATGGCAAAGCTTACTTCTAATTGTTGCGACGATCTTATATTTCCTTCTCCCAATGGATTTAATACCAGATTGGATAATCGGTCTCGGCTATATTGACGATGCGGCACTCATCGGATGGACAATGAACACTGTGAAATCGGAAATTGATGGATTCCAGGAATGGGAATCCAAGAATTCTGCTGGCTAA
- a CDS encoding HypC/HybG/HupF family hydrogenase formation chaperone: MCLGVPAKILETGDGDAVVELGGVRREISVMLVDDVSAGDWVIVHAGFAIERLSEEEAERTLALFREIAESDAFRNP; the protein is encoded by the coding sequence ATGTGCCTCGGTGTTCCCGCGAAGATCCTGGAAACGGGCGACGGAGACGCGGTCGTCGAGCTGGGGGGCGTCCGTCGGGAAATCTCCGTGATGCTCGTCGACGACGTCTCCGCCGGCGACTGGGTGATCGTCCACGCCGGCTTCGCCATCGAGAGGCTCTCGGAGGAGGAGGCGGAGCGGACGCTCGCCCTGTTCCGGGAGATTGCGGAATCCGATGCATTCCGCAATCCATGA
- a CDS encoding hydrogenase maturation protease, with the protein MRVIGVGNILLCDEGIGVHVVRELSSRGETPGVEFVDGGVAGATLLTLVEGEERVVLVDAVDAPFPPGTVVRMTPDELAAGGAPAWSLHDLNLADTLGMMRLRETLPEMILLGVVPADIETYSLELSEPLAARFAEIVEKVRSEIATFAGSPRP; encoded by the coding sequence ATGCGCGTCATCGGCGTCGGGAACATCCTGCTTTGCGACGAGGGGATCGGCGTCCACGTCGTGCGGGAGCTCTCCTCCCGGGGAGAAACGCCGGGCGTGGAGTTCGTGGACGGCGGGGTGGCCGGGGCAACCCTCCTCACCCTGGTCGAGGGGGAGGAGCGCGTCGTCCTTGTCGACGCCGTCGACGCCCCGTTCCCGCCGGGGACGGTCGTGCGGATGACCCCCGACGAACTGGCGGCCGGCGGCGCGCCCGCCTGGTCCCTCCACGACCTGAATCTGGCGGACACCCTCGGGATGATGCGGCTGCGCGAGACCTTGCCGGAGATGATCCTCCTCGGCGTGGTCCCCGCCGACATCGAAACGTACAGCCTCGAGCTGTCGGAACCGCTCGCGGCGCGATTCGCGGAGATCGTCGAAAAGGTCCGGTCCGAGATCGCGACGTTCGCGGGCTCCCCGCGCCCGTGA
- the hypD gene encoding hydrogenase formation protein HypD: MKYIDDFRDPATAKALVERIRRDAGDAPVRLMEVCGTHTVAIARGGIRPLLSGAVTMLSGPGCPVCVTPDGYIDAAIALGRERGALLASFGDMLRVPGKSSSLEKEKGNGLEVRVVYSPLDAVALAAATPDREVVFLGVGFETTAPAIGGAIRTAAKRGVGNFSVLSSVRTIPEAMGVLAADPEVRIEGFLCPAHVTVVIGSDAYRPVARRYGIPCVVAGFEPLDILLGISMLLRQKREGVARVENEYSRVATSTGNRKAQDLIRDVFVPCDTGWRGIGVIRGSGLRIADRYASFDAEVKFDAPVVFAPEASACRCGDVLKGKILPVDCPLFGKACVPEEPYGPCMVSGEGTCAAFFKYGA; the protein is encoded by the coding sequence ATGAAATACATCGACGACTTCCGCGACCCGGCGACCGCGAAGGCGCTGGTCGAGAGGATCCGGCGCGACGCGGGAGACGCCCCCGTCCGCCTGATGGAAGTCTGCGGCACCCACACCGTGGCGATCGCGCGCGGCGGCATCCGCCCGCTCCTGTCCGGCGCCGTGACGATGCTCTCGGGACCGGGCTGCCCGGTCTGCGTCACCCCCGACGGGTACATCGACGCCGCGATCGCGCTGGGCAGGGAGCGGGGCGCCCTCCTCGCCTCCTTCGGCGACATGCTCCGGGTTCCGGGGAAATCGTCCTCCCTTGAGAAGGAGAAGGGAAACGGGCTGGAGGTCCGTGTCGTGTACTCGCCGCTCGACGCGGTGGCGCTGGCCGCCGCCACGCCGGACCGGGAGGTCGTCTTCCTCGGCGTGGGGTTCGAGACGACGGCTCCCGCCATCGGCGGCGCCATCCGGACGGCGGCGAAGCGCGGCGTGGGGAACTTCTCCGTCCTGTCATCCGTGCGCACGATCCCGGAAGCGATGGGGGTCCTGGCCGCCGATCCCGAGGTTCGCATCGAAGGGTTCCTCTGCCCCGCCCACGTCACCGTCGTCATCGGTTCCGACGCCTACCGGCCGGTCGCGCGGCGGTACGGCATCCCGTGCGTGGTCGCCGGCTTCGAGCCGCTCGACATTCTCCTGGGAATCTCGATGCTGCTGCGGCAGAAGAGGGAGGGCGTCGCCCGCGTGGAGAACGAGTATTCGCGCGTGGCCACCTCCACCGGGAACCGGAAGGCGCAGGACCTGATCCGCGACGTATTCGTCCCGTGCGACACGGGGTGGCGCGGAATCGGCGTCATCCGGGGATCGGGCCTTCGGATCGCCGACCGGTATGCCTCCTTCGACGCGGAGGTGAAGTTCGACGCCCCCGTCGTCTTCGCGCCGGAGGCTTCCGCCTGCCGCTGCGGCGACGTGCTCAAGGGGAAGATCCTCCCGGTCGATTGCCCGCTGTTCGGGAAGGCGTGCGTGCCGGAGGAGCCGTACGGTCCGTGCATGGTAAGCGGCGAAGGTACCTGCGCCGCTTTCTTCAAATACGGAGCATAG
- the hypF gene encoding carbamoyltransferase HypF, with the protein MTPDRAGAAAIGITACGVVQGVGFRPFVHRLASRCGLAGWVENTPGSVVIHVEGDAAALSRFRALLRSEIPPAAHVTRLSVRKAESTGVRGFTIRASRRDGIALSTIPPDIAACPECLRELADPADRRHRYPFTNCTNCGPRFTIVTSLPYGRERTSMAAFSMCTACRMEYGDPLDRRFHAEPNACPACGPRLSVRDADGAPVETDDPIGAAAAAILDGGIVAVRGLGGFQLAVDATNDDAVRALRTRKRREEKPFAVMFRDVGSARTAARIDASDEAILRSPAAPVLLLPAHPRSPLAPSVSAGLPTAGVFLPYTPMHRMLMDLTGRPLVMTSGNATDEPIAIGNDEATSRLGGIADLFLLHDREVAQRSDDSVVRRVGRGTYPIRRARGFVPAPVMLPRSFPDVVGLGGELKSTFCFVKGDAAYLSQHIGDLEQAPVRDFYEEAYGFFRRFLDARPRAACHDLHPAYFTTAFAERAGADRLFALQHHKAHIYSALADTGFAGKAVGVAFDGTGYGEDGAIWGGEFFDVHGMEVRRAGRLAYFPLPGGDAAVREPWRTALSLLRETLGAAEAEGAARKLFPGVPRDSVRRVLEALEKKINVAPTSSAGRLFDAVSAICGLCARSSYEGQAPMRLEGVVARTAAGTYPFTLASVGGQLTVDWSELVRGAAADARRRLPAGTISRRFHDTLAAAVVAAASRLAERSGARHVVLTGGVFQNVTLLSEVLSGLRKRKLSPLIHRQVPANDGGISLGQAYYAAAQVAGG; encoded by the coding sequence GTGACGCCGGACCGCGCGGGCGCCGCGGCGATCGGGATCACCGCCTGCGGCGTGGTGCAGGGGGTGGGGTTCCGGCCGTTCGTCCACCGGCTGGCTTCGCGGTGCGGGCTCGCCGGGTGGGTCGAGAACACCCCGGGGAGCGTCGTCATCCATGTGGAAGGGGACGCGGCGGCGCTCTCGCGTTTCCGCGCCCTGCTCCGCTCGGAGATCCCCCCCGCGGCGCACGTGACCCGCCTCTCCGTCCGCAAGGCCGAGTCCACCGGCGTCCGGGGGTTCACGATCCGGGCGAGCCGCCGCGACGGGATCGCACTTTCCACGATCCCCCCGGACATCGCGGCTTGCCCCGAATGCCTGCGGGAGCTCGCCGATCCCGCGGACCGCCGTCACCGATACCCGTTCACCAACTGCACGAATTGCGGCCCGCGGTTCACCATCGTGACCTCCCTCCCCTACGGCCGGGAGCGCACGTCGATGGCCGCCTTTTCGATGTGCACCGCATGCCGGATGGAGTACGGGGATCCCCTCGACCGCCGCTTCCACGCGGAGCCGAACGCCTGCCCTGCCTGCGGGCCCCGCCTGTCCGTGCGCGACGCGGACGGTGCGCCGGTGGAAACCGACGACCCGATCGGCGCGGCCGCGGCGGCAATTCTCGACGGGGGGATCGTCGCGGTACGCGGACTCGGCGGCTTCCAGCTCGCCGTCGACGCGACGAACGACGACGCCGTGCGCGCGCTGCGGACCCGGAAGCGCCGCGAGGAGAAGCCGTTCGCGGTGATGTTCCGGGACGTCGGTTCGGCGCGCACCGCCGCGCGCATCGACGCTTCGGACGAGGCGATCCTCCGCTCCCCCGCCGCCCCGGTCCTCCTCCTCCCCGCGCACCCCCGATCCCCGCTCGCCCCGTCGGTGTCGGCGGGTCTCCCGACAGCGGGAGTCTTCCTCCCGTACACGCCGATGCACCGGATGCTCATGGACCTCACGGGGCGGCCGCTGGTGATGACGAGCGGCAACGCGACCGACGAGCCGATCGCGATCGGGAACGACGAGGCGACGTCGCGCCTGGGCGGGATCGCCGACCTCTTCCTCCTTCACGACCGCGAGGTCGCGCAGCGCTCCGACGACTCCGTGGTGCGCCGCGTCGGCCGGGGGACCTACCCGATCCGCCGCGCCCGCGGGTTCGTCCCGGCCCCCGTGATGCTGCCCCGCTCCTTCCCCGACGTCGTCGGCCTGGGCGGCGAGCTGAAAAGCACCTTCTGCTTCGTCAAGGGGGACGCGGCGTACCTGTCGCAGCACATCGGGGACCTGGAGCAGGCGCCGGTGCGTGACTTCTACGAGGAGGCGTACGGCTTCTTCCGGCGGTTCCTCGACGCCCGGCCGCGCGCCGCGTGCCACGACCTGCACCCCGCCTACTTCACCACCGCGTTCGCCGAACGAGCCGGCGCAGACCGGCTCTTCGCGCTGCAGCACCACAAGGCGCACATCTATTCCGCGCTGGCCGACACCGGGTTCGCCGGGAAAGCCGTGGGGGTGGCGTTCGACGGGACCGGGTACGGCGAGGACGGCGCGATCTGGGGCGGCGAGTTCTTCGATGTCCACGGGATGGAGGTGCGCCGCGCGGGGCGCCTCGCGTACTTCCCCCTGCCCGGAGGGGACGCCGCCGTCCGGGAGCCGTGGCGGACCGCCCTCTCCCTGTTGCGGGAGACCCTCGGTGCCGCGGAGGCGGAAGGGGCGGCCCGGAAACTGTTTCCCGGCGTTCCCCGGGACTCGGTCCGCCGGGTGCTCGAGGCGCTGGAGAAGAAGATCAACGTGGCGCCGACCTCCAGCGCGGGCCGGCTCTTCGACGCCGTCTCCGCGATCTGCGGGTTGTGCGCCCGGTCGAGCTACGAGGGACAGGCGCCGATGCGCCTGGAGGGCGTCGTCGCGCGCACCGCCGCCGGCACGTATCCGTTCACCCTCGCTTCAGTCGGCGGGCAACTCACGGTAGACTGGAGCGAACTGGTCCGGGGAGCGGCGGCGGACGCCCGCAGACGCCTCCCGGCGGGGACGATTTCCCGGAGGTTCCACGACACGCTGGCGGCCGCGGTCGTCGCCGCGGCTTCTCGGCTGGCGGAACGCTCCGGGGCGAGGCATGTCGTCCTCACGGGGGGGGTGTTCCAGAACGTGACGCTGCTCTCCGAGGTCCTTTCGGGGCTCCGGAAGCGGAAACTCTCCCCGCTGATCCACCGGCAGGTCCCGGCGAACGACGGCGGGATCTCGCTCGGACAGGCGTATTACGCGGCCGCGCAGGTCGCAGGGGGGTAG
- a CDS encoding amino acid ABC transporter ATP-binding protein, with product MIRFEGVHKWFGKLHVLNGINLHVRAGEVVVVCGPSGSGKSTLIRTINDLEPIDEGKLVIDGMDLSDRKTDINKLRAEIGFVFQQFNLYPHLSVLKNITLAPTKIRNLSRKDAEEQAMALLKRVGLSEKRDAFPSQLSGGQQQRVAIARGLAMNPKIMLFDEPTSALDPEMIGEVLQVMKDLALSGMTMIVVSHEMGFAREVSHRVIFMDFGTILEAAPPEEFFKNPQHERAKQFLKQILSPMH from the coding sequence ATGATCCGGTTCGAGGGCGTCCACAAATGGTTCGGCAAGCTTCACGTGCTGAACGGCATCAACCTTCATGTGCGGGCGGGCGAAGTCGTCGTGGTCTGCGGCCCCTCCGGCTCGGGGAAATCGACCCTCATCCGGACGATCAACGACCTCGAGCCGATCGACGAGGGGAAGCTCGTCATCGACGGGATGGACCTCTCGGACAGGAAGACCGACATCAACAAGCTGCGTGCGGAGATCGGTTTCGTCTTCCAGCAGTTCAACCTCTACCCTCACCTGTCCGTCCTGAAAAACATCACGCTGGCCCCGACCAAGATCCGAAACCTGAGCCGGAAGGACGCCGAGGAGCAGGCGATGGCGCTCCTCAAGCGCGTGGGGCTGTCGGAGAAACGGGACGCCTTCCCGTCCCAGCTCTCCGGCGGGCAGCAGCAGCGGGTGGCGATCGCCCGGGGGCTGGCGATGAACCCGAAGATCATGCTCTTCGACGAGCCGACATCGGCCCTCGACCCCGAGATGATCGGCGAGGTTCTCCAGGTCATGAAGGACCTGGCGCTCTCCGGGATGACGATGATCGTGGTCTCGCACGAAATGGGGTTCGCAAGGGAAGTCTCCCACCGCGTCATCTTCATGGACTTCGGGACGATCCTGGAGGCGGCCCCTCCGGAGGAGTTCTTCAAAAACCCGCAACACGAACGTGCGAAGCAGTTCCTGAAGCAGATCCTTTCGCCCATGCACTGA
- the hypB gene encoding hydrogenase nickel incorporation protein HypB, with product MRIDVERSILQSADEAAAAIRALLSERKIFALNLLSSPGSGKTTLIEALLSRFDGKGGVAVVEGDIETEIDAERIRRHGVQVRQINTRSTCHIQPSRLLAVLREMDLSATRLLLVENVGNLVCPAEVPLGEDARVVLLSVTEGDEKPLKYPLVFRTSDLLVITKTDLLPHVTFDVDRVRRAARAANPAVEIFEVSAATGDGMSALLDRIETLRAAKSG from the coding sequence GTGCGCATCGACGTGGAGCGGTCGATCCTGCAATCCGCGGACGAGGCCGCGGCGGCGATCCGGGCCCTGCTCTCCGAACGGAAGATCTTCGCGCTCAATCTCCTCTCCTCGCCGGGTTCCGGGAAGACCACGTTGATCGAGGCGCTTCTTTCCCGCTTCGACGGGAAGGGTGGCGTGGCGGTCGTCGAGGGGGACATCGAGACCGAGATCGACGCGGAACGGATCCGGAGACACGGCGTCCAGGTGCGGCAGATCAATACCCGGTCGACCTGTCACATTCAGCCGTCCCGGCTCCTGGCCGTCCTCCGGGAGATGGACCTGTCGGCGACCCGGCTGCTTCTCGTGGAGAACGTGGGGAACCTCGTCTGCCCCGCGGAGGTCCCGCTGGGGGAGGACGCCCGCGTCGTGCTGCTGAGCGTGACGGAGGGGGACGAGAAGCCGCTCAAGTACCCGCTGGTCTTCAGGACCTCCGACCTGCTCGTGATCACGAAGACGGACCTGTTGCCGCACGTGACGTTCGACGTGGACCGCGTCCGCCGCGCCGCCCGCGCCGCCAACCCCGCGGTGGAGATCTTCGAGGTCTCTGCGGCCACCGGCGACGGGATGTCCGCGCTGCTCGACCGGATCGAGACGCTGCGGGCCGCGAAATCCGGGTAA
- the hypE gene encoding hydrogenase expression/formation protein HypE, producing the protein MHDRILLSHGEGGKRTRDLIARVIARHFDNPVLSPLFDAGLLGRIGGEIAFTTDGYVVTPPFFPGGDIGRLAVCGTVNDLAVCGAKAVAISCGLILEEGLPMDTLERALAAMRDAAKEAEVTIACGDTKVVERGKGDGIFITTAGVGVSADGWRPAPSGVRPGDRIVLTGTMGDHQVAVLIARRNLALDAPVLSDVAPLGGLLLPLLPRFTGKVRFMRDPTRGGVGVTLNEMASAANARFVLDEARLPVRESVRGVCEILGFDPLYLANEGKAVLIVAGDAAEALVAALREHPYGREATIIGEVREGGGGVRMRTLAGGVRAVDYPVGDQLPRIC; encoded by the coding sequence ATGCACGACAGGATCCTTCTTTCCCACGGCGAGGGCGGCAAGCGGACCCGCGACCTGATCGCGAGGGTGATTGCCCGGCACTTCGACAATCCCGTCCTCTCCCCGCTTTTCGATGCGGGCCTTCTCGGCCGGATCGGGGGGGAGATCGCCTTCACGACCGACGGGTACGTGGTGACCCCCCCCTTCTTCCCCGGCGGCGACATCGGCCGGCTGGCCGTCTGCGGCACCGTGAACGACCTCGCCGTCTGCGGGGCGAAGGCGGTGGCGATCTCGTGCGGCCTGATCCTCGAAGAGGGGCTTCCGATGGACACTCTGGAACGCGCGCTCGCGGCGATGCGGGACGCGGCGAAGGAAGCGGAGGTGACCATCGCCTGCGGGGACACGAAGGTGGTGGAGCGCGGGAAAGGGGACGGGATCTTCATCACTACGGCGGGCGTCGGCGTTTCGGCGGACGGCTGGCGTCCGGCGCCGTCGGGGGTCCGTCCCGGCGACCGGATCGTGCTCACGGGGACGATGGGGGACCACCAGGTCGCGGTGCTGATCGCCCGGCGGAATCTCGCGCTCGATGCTCCCGTGCTGTCCGACGTTGCGCCGCTCGGCGGGCTGCTCCTTCCGCTCCTTCCGCGGTTTACCGGCAAGGTGCGCTTCATGCGCGATCCCACGCGCGGCGGGGTGGGCGTGACGCTGAACGAGATGGCGTCGGCCGCGAACGCCCGGTTCGTCCTGGACGAGGCCCGGCTTCCGGTCCGGGAATCGGTGCGCGGTGTGTGCGAGATCCTCGGCTTCGACCCGCTCTACCTCGCAAACGAGGGGAAGGCGGTGCTGATCGTGGCGGGGGACGCCGCGGAAGCGCTCGTCGCCGCGCTGCGGGAGCACCCGTACGGACGGGAGGCGACGATCATCGGGGAGGTGCGGGAGGGAGGAGGCGGCGTGCGGATGCGCACGCTCGCGGGCGGCGTGCGGGCGGTCGACTACCCCGTGGGGGACCAGCTTCCCCGGATCTGCTGA
- a CDS encoding Fic family protein translates to MKDRFDERLRGIPARALHGLLRRLSAIEAFRGRWEGAPKPGTRALRRVRESVALRSAADSCRIAGENRPGAVSGYADALRTVFDGYASMPPTEDRLLALHAAVFRDLPGDRARPGRYKSAGPHERSDRGFLSEPVALRSPGPLLIPAQMETLSGWFPSRLEGGEFHPLLVVAAYLLEYLAIRPFADGNGRVSRLLTNLLLLRCGHAYLPYGSLDAAIHAHRGEYYLALRRSQASRNLPRPDISPWLFAFLDALEEMQRREANEVIARLPGEEALSANQAAVMDLAATEGEVTNRRVAAALGLPRETAKQTLNRLVSLGALRRHGAGRATRYRPRVAEPYVSFPAEAR, encoded by the coding sequence TGCTCCGCCGCCTGTCGGCGATCGAGGCGTTCCGCGGACGGTGGGAAGGCGCACCGAAGCCCGGGACCCGCGCCCTCCGGCGCGTCCGGGAGTCGGTCGCTCTCCGGTCCGCGGCGGACTCCTGCCGGATCGCGGGGGAGAACCGGCCGGGGGCGGTCTCCGGGTACGCCGACGCGCTGCGGACCGTCTTCGACGGCTACGCCTCGATGCCGCCGACGGAAGACCGTCTCCTCGCCCTGCACGCGGCGGTGTTCCGGGATCTCCCCGGGGACAGGGCCCGCCCGGGCAGGTACAAGTCGGCCGGGCCTCACGAACGGAGCGATCGGGGCTTCCTGTCGGAGCCGGTCGCCCTCCGTTCCCCCGGCCCCCTCCTGATCCCCGCGCAGATGGAGACCCTCTCCGGATGGTTCCCCTCCCGGCTGGAGGGAGGGGAGTTCCACCCCCTGCTCGTCGTCGCGGCGTACCTTCTCGAGTACCTCGCCATCCGGCCCTTCGCCGACGGAAACGGCCGGGTGAGCCGCCTTCTCACGAATCTTCTTCTCCTTCGGTGCGGGCACGCGTACCTGCCGTACGGCTCCCTCGACGCGGCGATCCACGCCCACAGGGGGGAGTATTACCTCGCGCTCCGCCGGAGCCAGGCGAGCCGGAACCTGCCGCGTCCCGACATCTCGCCGTGGCTGTTCGCCTTTCTCGACGCGCTGGAAGAGATGCAGCGGCGGGAGGCGAACGAGGTCATCGCGCGGCTCCCCGGCGAGGAAGCGCTGTCGGCGAACCAGGCCGCCGTGATGGACCTCGCCGCGACGGAGGGGGAAGTGACGAACCGCCGGGTGGCGGCGGCGCTCGGCCTCCCCCGCGAAACGGCGAAGCAGACGCTCAACCGCCTGGTATCCCTCGGGGCGCTGCGACGGCATGGGGCCGGCCGGGCGACCCGGTACCGCCCGCGTGTGGCAGAGCCCTACGTTTCCTTCCCCGCGGAGGCAAGGTAG
- the hypA gene encoding hydrogenase maturation nickel metallochaperone HypA codes for MHELGVAGEILDVALSEAARHAAKKVTSIRLRVGVLRGIEPENLSFLFGHLARGTPAEGATLDIVEEPVRVECKGCGVSEARSFTWACPRCKGEGVSVTGGDSLSILSLDVEA; via the coding sequence GTGCACGAACTCGGGGTTGCGGGCGAGATCCTCGACGTCGCGCTCTCCGAAGCGGCCCGGCACGCGGCGAAAAAGGTGACGTCGATCCGGCTCCGCGTGGGCGTCCTGCGCGGAATCGAGCCGGAGAACCTCTCCTTCCTCTTCGGGCACCTCGCCCGCGGAACGCCCGCGGAAGGAGCGACGCTCGACATCGTCGAGGAACCGGTCCGGGTCGAATGCAAAGGGTGTGGCGTGTCGGAGGCCCGCTCCTTCACCTGGGCGTGCCCCCGCTGCAAGGGGGAGGGCGTTTCCGTGACCGGCGGCGACTCCCTGTCGATCCTGTCCCTCGACGTCGAAGCCTGA